In Helicobacter anatolicus, a single genomic region encodes these proteins:
- a CDS encoding AtpZ/AtpI family protein — MSKDKKIKKIISGVYDLSLGISIVVAIVLGVGVGYILKKWLGLEWLFWLGVFWGIGGALLNIKKAYNRTKKELETIKDDIKYSYYQDGEKKKDV; from the coding sequence ATGAGTAAAGATAAAAAAATTAAAAAAATTATTTCTGGGGTTTATGATTTAAGCTTAGGAATCTCCATTGTTGTGGCGATTGTATTAGGTGTAGGAGTGGGATACATTTTGAAAAAATGGCTGGGTCTTGAATGGTTGTTTTGGCTTGGTGTTTTTTGGGGTATTGGAGGAGCATTGTTAAATATTAAAAAAGCATATAATCGTACAAAAAAAGAACTAGAAACCATAAAAGATGATATTAAATATAGTTATTATCAAGATGGAGAGAAAAAAAAGGATGTGTAA
- the hemL gene encoding glutamate-1-semialdehyde 2,1-aminomutase, with amino-acid sequence MNLLCSINDFNEAKQVIVGGVNSPVRAFKSVGGSPVFIQKGQGYELIDVDNNHYIDFVQSWGPLIFGHCDKDIESVVMDAIKEGLSFGAPTEKETELAKMIIKMYEGIDKIRFVSSGTEAVMSALRLARAYSKRDDILKFDGCYHGHSDSLLVNAGSGCATFGAPSSPGVPEDLSKHTFVARYNDIESVQECFKKGNIGCVIIEPIAGNMGLVPADIEFLKALREICNAYDAVLIFDEVMSGFRAGINGIQAYCDIVPDLFTFGKVIGGGMPMAAFGGKEEIMKLLSPSGSVYQAGTLSGNPVAVSAGLAALCKIEQNPHIYQEMEKLALRLTEGLKKLAKENNIALQTCVRGSMFGFFFNEGVVKNFDDAKKSDTEMFARFHQAMLHKGVYFACSQFETGFICTPMNEEVIDKVLNRADEVFKEIQ; translated from the coding sequence ATGAATTTACTCTGCAGTATTAATGATTTTAATGAAGCTAAACAAGTGATAGTTGGTGGAGTAAATTCTCCGGTTAGGGCTTTTAAAAGTGTAGGAGGAAGCCCGGTTTTTATACAAAAAGGGCAGGGGTATGAACTAATTGATGTGGATAATAATCATTACATTGATTTTGTGCAAAGTTGGGGACCTTTGATTTTTGGACATTGTGATAAAGATATAGAATCTGTGGTGATGGATGCAATTAAAGAGGGACTTAGTTTTGGTGCTCCTACGGAAAAAGAGACAGAATTAGCAAAGATGATTATTAAGATGTATGAGGGGATTGATAAAATAAGATTTGTGAGTTCTGGGACTGAAGCGGTGATGAGTGCGTTGCGTTTGGCGCGTGCTTATAGTAAAAGAGATGATATTTTAAAATTTGATGGTTGCTATCATGGTCATAGTGATAGTTTATTAGTAAATGCGGGTAGTGGTTGTGCAACTTTTGGTGCTCCTAGCTCGCCAGGTGTGCCAGAAGATCTTAGCAAACATACTTTTGTAGCAAGATATAATGATATAGAATCTGTTCAGGAATGTTTTAAAAAAGGTAATATTGGTTGTGTGATTATTGAACCAATTGCTGGAAACATGGGGCTTGTGCCAGCAGATATTGAATTTTTGAAAGCCTTGAGAGAGATTTGTAATGCTTATGATGCGGTATTGATTTTTGATGAGGTGATGAGTGGTTTTAGAGCAGGGATTAATGGAATACAGGCATATTGTGATATTGTACCCGATCTCTTTACATTTGGAAAGGTGATTGGTGGAGGCATGCCCATGGCTGCATTTGGTGGTAAAGAAGAAATTATGAAACTTTTATCGCCAAGCGGCAGTGTTTATCAAGCTGGAACATTAAGTGGGAATCCTGTCGCAGTTTCTGCAGGACTTGCGGCATTGTGCAAAATTGAGCAAAATCCACATATTTATCAAGAAATGGAAAAACTAGCTTTAAGGCTTACAGAGGGATTAAAAAAACTTGCAAAGGAAAATAATATTGCATTGCAAACTTGTGTAAGAGGTAGTATGTTTGGATTTTTCTTTAATGAAGGTGTAGTTAAAAATTTCGATGATGCTAAAAAAAGTGATACAGAAATGTTTGCAAGATTTCATCAAGCAATGTTACATAAGGGAGTTTATTTTGCTTGTTCGCAATTTGAAACAGGATTTATTTGTACTCCAATGAATGAAGAGGTAATTGATAAGGTGCTTAATAGGGCTGATGAAGTTTTTAAAGAAATACAATGA